In Vitis vinifera cultivar Pinot Noir 40024 chromosome 11, ASM3070453v1, a genomic segment contains:
- the LOC100264581 gene encoding nudix hydrolase 8: MEAAVKGWHFSGLYCQSYSEKPRVSWRESCSFQGLSRGFWRKTLPLEVNSSEPNSSSIPSLRGGYVLRRKGIQVLSPHISSPSVPVEFLDAWEDEYDGVVINPENLPSSANAFASALRASMSNWELKGKRGIWLKILLEQADLVPIAIQEGFNFHHAEPGYVMLTYWLPNEPCLLPASPSHQIGIGGFVMNHKREVLVVKEKCPCSCSGVWKLPTGYINKSEEIFSGAVREVKEETGIDTIFLEMVAFRHAHLVAFEQSDLLFVCMLKPLTFEITVDEKEIQAAKWMPLDEFVSQPFYKEDHMSRKVIDICISKYDNRYNGFIAHQMTSKLDRKLSYLYYNEPEKI, from the exons ATGGAAGCAGCAGTGAAGGGCTGGCATTTCTCTGGTTTATATTGCCAGAGTTATTCAGAGAAGCCTAGAGTTTCATGGAGAGAGAGTTGCAGTTTCCAGGGATTGTCAAGGG GTTTCTGGAGGAAGACACTTCCTTTAGAAGTTAATAGTTCTGAGCCGAATTCCTCCTCCATTCCATCTCTAAGAGGTGGCTATGTGCTCAGGAGAAAAGGGATACAAGTTTTATCTCCCCATATATCATCACCAAGCGTTCCCGTCGAATTTCTTGATGCATGGGAGGATGAGTACGACGGGGTTGTTATCAACCCAGAGAACTTACCCTCAAGTGCAAATGCTTTTGCATCTGCCCTTCGGGCTTCTATGTCCAACTGGGAGTTAAAG GGGAAAAGGGGAATATGGCTCAAGATTCTGCTAGAGCAAGCTGACCTTGTTCCAATAGCAATTCAG GAGGGCTTCAACTTCCATCATGCTGAACCCGGGTATGTCATGTTAACATACTGGCTTCCTAATGAGCCCTGCTTGCTCCCAGCTAGCCCTTCACATCAAATTGGCATAGGAGGATTCGTGATGAACCATAAAAGAGAG GTCCTTGTGGTGAAAGAAAAATGTCCATGTAGCTGCTCTGGGGTGTGGAAGTTACCTACTGGTTATATTAACAAG TCTGAAGAAATATTCTCTGGAGCTGTAAGAGAAGTTAAAGAAGAAACTGGA ATTGACACaattttcttggaaatggtTGCTTTCAG ACATGCCCACCTCGTGGCATTCGAGCAATCAGACTTGCTCTTTGTCTGCATGCTTAAGCCTCTGACCTTTGAAATCACAGTAGATGAGAAGGAGATTCAAGCTGCGAAG TGGATGCCTCTTGATGAATTTGTAAGCCAGCCATTCTATAAAGAAGACCACATGTCCAGAAAGGTCATCGACATCTGTATTTCGAAATACGACAATCGTTACAATGGATTCATTGCTCATCAGATGACTTCAAAACTTGACAGAAAACTGTCATACTTGTACTACAACGAGCCCGAAAAAATTTAG